The following proteins are co-located in the Pseudomonas fluorescens genome:
- a CDS encoding LLM class flavin-dependent oxidoreductase, producing MSLPVHPKKKILLNAFNMNCIGHINHGLWTHPRDTSTQYKTVEYWTELAQTLERGLFDGLFIADIVGVYDVYQNSIDVPLKESIQLPVNDPLLLVSAMAAVTKNLGFGLTANLTYEPPYLFARRMSTLDHLSRGRVGWNIVTGYLDSAAKAMGLTEQVEHDRRYDQADEYLQVLYKLWEGSWEDDAVINDPQQRVYAQPGKVHKVEHHGEFYQVEGYHLCEPSPQRTPVLFQAGSSDRGLLFAGRHAECVFISGQNKAATKIQVDKVRASAAEAGRNPDDIKVFMGLNVIVGATHELAWAKHAEYLSYASPEAGVAHFSASTAIDFAQYGIDEPIQYVKSNAIQSATKNLQNNDWTRRKLLEQHALGGRYITLVGSPEHVADELESWISETGLDGFNLTRIVTPESYVDFIDLVVPELQRRGSYKTAYAQGTLREKVFQGTARLPEQHTGSTYRH from the coding sequence ATGAGCCTGCCGGTACACCCAAAGAAAAAAATCCTGCTCAATGCGTTCAACATGAATTGCATCGGGCATATCAACCACGGTTTGTGGACTCACCCACGGGACACCTCGACGCAGTATAAAACCGTCGAATACTGGACCGAACTGGCGCAGACCCTGGAGCGTGGGCTGTTCGACGGCCTGTTCATCGCCGACATCGTCGGCGTGTACGACGTCTACCAGAACTCCATCGACGTGCCGCTCAAAGAGTCGATCCAACTGCCGGTCAATGACCCGCTGCTGCTGGTTTCGGCCATGGCCGCCGTGACCAAAAACCTCGGCTTCGGCCTCACTGCCAACCTGACCTACGAACCGCCTTATCTGTTCGCCCGGCGCATGTCCACGCTCGACCACCTGAGCCGTGGCCGGGTCGGCTGGAATATCGTCACCGGTTACCTCGACAGCGCCGCCAAGGCCATGGGCCTTACCGAACAGGTCGAGCATGACCGGCGTTACGACCAGGCCGACGAGTACCTGCAGGTGCTGTACAAACTCTGGGAAGGCAGCTGGGAAGACGATGCGGTCATCAATGATCCGCAGCAACGGGTCTACGCGCAGCCGGGCAAGGTGCACAAGGTCGAGCACCATGGCGAGTTCTATCAAGTGGAGGGTTATCACCTCTGCGAGCCGTCGCCACAGCGCACACCGGTGCTGTTCCAGGCCGGCAGTTCAGACCGTGGCCTGCTGTTTGCCGGGCGACATGCCGAGTGTGTGTTCATCAGCGGGCAGAACAAGGCGGCGACCAAAATCCAGGTCGACAAGGTACGCGCCAGCGCCGCCGAAGCCGGACGCAACCCGGATGACATCAAGGTGTTCATGGGCCTCAACGTGATTGTTGGCGCCACGCACGAACTGGCCTGGGCCAAGCACGCCGAGTACTTGAGCTACGCCAGCCCTGAAGCCGGCGTGGCGCATTTTTCCGCGTCGACGGCGATTGATTTTGCCCAATACGGCATCGATGAACCTATCCAGTACGTGAAAAGCAACGCGATCCAGTCGGCCACCAAGAACCTGCAAAACAACGACTGGACCCGGCGCAAGTTGCTTGAGCAACACGCCCTCGGCGGGCGCTACATCACCCTGGTCGGTTCACCCGAGCACGTGGCTGATGAACTGGAATCGTGGATCAGCGAAACCGGGCTGGATGGCTTCAACCTGACGCGCATTGTGACGCCGGAAAGCTATGTCGACTTTATCGACCTGGTGGTGCCGGAGTTGCAGCGGCGCGGGTCGTACAAGACCGCCTACGCGCAAGGAACGCTGCGCGAAAAAGTCTTCCAGGGCACGGCGCGGTTACCCGAACAACACACCGGATCGACCTACCGACACTGA
- a CDS encoding class I SAM-dependent methyltransferase, with the protein MTLKPDDLDQITSTTLGHYNQVAEDFREGTRDHDVSQNIDALLRHIHGTPPFTLLDFGCGPGRDLQTFTRMGHIAVGLDGSERFAQMARDDSGCEVLQQDFLKLDLPAGRFDGVFANAVLFHIPKQELPRILKQLHGALKQGGVLFSSNPRGENQEGWNGPRYGSYHDLAAWQGLLTAAGFVELEHYYRPAGLPREQQPWLASVWRTL; encoded by the coding sequence ATGACCCTTAAGCCCGACGACCTCGACCAGATCACGTCCACCACGCTCGGCCACTACAACCAGGTGGCCGAGGACTTCCGTGAAGGCACCCGCGATCACGATGTGAGCCAGAACATCGACGCCTTGCTGCGGCATATCCACGGCACGCCACCGTTTACCCTGCTGGATTTCGGCTGCGGGCCGGGGCGCGATCTGCAGACGTTTACCCGCATGGGGCACATTGCAGTGGGGCTGGATGGCTCCGAGCGCTTTGCGCAGATGGCCCGCGATGACAGTGGTTGTGAGGTGTTGCAGCAGGATTTCCTGAAGCTGGATTTGCCTGCCGGGCGATTTGATGGGGTGTTTGCCAACGCGGTGTTGTTTCATATCCCCAAGCAGGAATTACCGCGCATCCTCAAGCAACTGCATGGCGCCTTGAAACAGGGCGGCGTGCTGTTCAGCTCCAACCCTCGCGGTGAAAACCAGGAAGGCTGGAATGGGCCTCGGTACGGGTCTTACCACGACCTGGCGGCGTGGCAGGGTTTGCTCACGGCGGCCGGGTTTGTGGAGCTGGAGCATTATTACCGGCCCGCCGGGTTGCCACGGGAACAGCAGCCTTGGTTGGCGAGCGTGTGGCGCACGTTATAG
- a CDS encoding methionine ABC transporter permease, whose translation MWFDRLVQGAIDTLLMVGVSSLIALLVGIPLAVFLVTSDKGGIYQAPALNRVLGAFVNLFRSIPFLILMVALIPFTRLIVGTTYGVWAAVVPLTIAATPFFARIAEVSLREVDHGLIEAAQAMGCRRWHIIWHVLLPEALPGIVGGFTITLVTMINSSAMAGAIGAGGLGDIAYRYGYQRFDTQIMLTVIVLLVILVAVIQLGGDRLARVLNKR comes from the coding sequence ATGTGGTTTGATCGTTTAGTGCAGGGCGCCATCGATACCTTGTTGATGGTCGGCGTGTCGTCACTGATTGCATTGCTGGTGGGCATTCCGCTGGCGGTGTTTCTGGTCACCAGCGACAAGGGCGGGATCTACCAGGCACCCGCGCTGAACCGCGTGCTGGGGGCGTTCGTCAATCTGTTCCGCTCCATTCCGTTTTTGATCCTGATGGTGGCGCTGATCCCGTTTACCCGGCTGATCGTCGGCACCACCTATGGCGTATGGGCGGCCGTGGTGCCGCTGACCATCGCCGCCACGCCATTCTTTGCCCGGATCGCCGAGGTCAGTTTGCGTGAAGTCGACCACGGTTTGATCGAAGCCGCACAAGCCATGGGCTGCCGACGCTGGCATATCATCTGGCACGTGCTGTTGCCGGAAGCGCTGCCAGGAATCGTCGGCGGGTTTACGATTACGCTGGTGACGATGATCAACTCGTCGGCCATGGCTGGCGCGATCGGCGCGGGCGGCCTGGGTGATATTGCCTACCGCTATGGCTATCAGCGGTTTGATACACAGATCATGCTGACGGTGATCGTGCTGCTGGTGATTCTGGTGGCCGTGATTCAGCTGGGGGGCGATCGCCTGGCGCGAGTGCTCAACAAGCGGTGA
- a CDS encoding glycoside hydrolase, translated as MRPFVLVCCLLLSPLTYAGTVLENALWRVELDPATLALRVTPAGEAPVQASSGVAAQVVSDMQAGTEQAAWQWDSGAYRLTARLEQRDLAVTISAREPGTLPLLRQPAEAMGQGLIWPLAEGHYVPAGNPVWNAFLLEQGELNTTQDLSLPLWGVDHGRFTLSWLLTNPYNNHLVWQADGKGLALLASHTFTALEPSAPMTLRLHLGDADPLAGAKRYRQWLVEQGRYEPLTDKLRQTPEAQKLLGASHVYLWGNELLGAEDVRDWPLLVKVLRTHELKGLLDKEATQVLAQSAALDRYQKTVLLRGLNAAINTKARQTWQASEEPDMLKLADGYGALRRELATAFSGALRDGPETWGSSLSTKTLKSLQDAGLARLLLALGDGWEGGLWHPEAIQAGVNAGYLMAPYDSYETALSTTENPDWTTAHLGSKAYRECAIVLKDGTLKTGFQQSGHYTDPRCVRPLLEARVKAVQAKAGFNAWFLDAYATSMVFDSYRNGAPMTQAQNAEGNIDASRWINTALKLPAGSEDGNAITAQGILFAHGMQTPVIGWGDHAMAQDKQSPYYVGNWYPPEQPAVFFKSVPLKEPFRTVYFEPTMRLPLYQAVFHGSVITTHHWLFDSLKLSNVQAANELTQLLYNVPPLYHLSAATLKQRLPVIQRQDRFFRPLHQRLATQAMTDFRWLTADKQVQQTTFADGTRLVVNFAAEEHQGYAARSVTALVVGEKPLVYQVQ; from the coding sequence ATGCGCCCTTTTGTGTTGGTTTGTTGCCTGTTGCTGTCTCCGCTGACGTACGCGGGGACGGTGCTGGAAAACGCCTTGTGGCGCGTCGAACTCGACCCCGCCACGTTGGCGCTGCGCGTCACGCCGGCAGGCGAGGCGCCCGTGCAAGCCTCCAGCGGCGTGGCGGCGCAGGTTGTCAGCGATATGCAGGCGGGCACTGAACAGGCGGCCTGGCAATGGGACAGCGGCGCCTATCGTCTGACGGCTCGCCTTGAGCAGCGCGACCTTGCCGTGACCATCAGCGCCCGCGAGCCGGGTACATTGCCGCTGCTGCGCCAACCCGCCGAGGCCATGGGCCAAGGGTTGATCTGGCCCTTGGCCGAAGGGCACTACGTGCCCGCAGGTAACCCCGTATGGAACGCGTTTTTGCTCGAACAGGGCGAGCTCAACACCACGCAGGACTTGAGCCTGCCGTTATGGGGCGTGGATCACGGGCGCTTTACACTGAGTTGGTTGCTGACCAACCCCTATAACAATCACCTGGTGTGGCAAGCCGACGGAAAAGGCCTGGCGCTGCTGGCATCCCATACATTCACCGCACTGGAGCCCAGCGCGCCGATGACCCTGCGCCTGCACCTGGGCGACGCCGACCCGTTGGCCGGTGCCAAGCGCTATCGCCAGTGGCTGGTGGAGCAGGGCCGTTATGAACCGTTGACGGACAAGCTGCGGCAAACGCCTGAAGCGCAAAAGTTGTTGGGGGCCAGCCATGTCTACCTGTGGGGGAATGAGCTGTTGGGGGCGGAGGATGTGCGTGACTGGCCGCTGCTGGTGAAAGTGCTGCGTACCCACGAACTCAAGGGCTTGCTGGATAAAGAGGCCACGCAAGTGCTGGCGCAGTCCGCTGCGTTGGACCGCTATCAAAAGACCGTGCTGTTGCGTGGCCTCAACGCGGCAATCAATACAAAGGCCCGGCAAACCTGGCAGGCTAGCGAAGAGCCGGACATGCTCAAGCTCGCGGATGGCTACGGCGCACTGCGCCGTGAGCTGGCGACGGCGTTCAGCGGCGCGCTGCGTGACGGCCCTGAAACCTGGGGCAGCAGCCTTTCGACCAAGACCCTGAAGTCGCTGCAAGACGCTGGGCTTGCGCGCCTGCTGCTGGCTCTGGGCGACGGTTGGGAAGGTGGCTTGTGGCACCCCGAAGCGATTCAGGCGGGCGTCAACGCCGGTTACCTCATGGCCCCCTACGATTCCTATGAAACGGCGTTATCCACCACCGAAAACCCGGACTGGACCACCGCCCACCTGGGCAGCAAGGCTTACCGCGAGTGTGCCATCGTGTTGAAGGACGGCACGCTCAAGACCGGCTTCCAGCAATCGGGCCACTACACCGATCCGCGCTGCGTTCGGCCATTGCTGGAAGCCCGGGTGAAGGCCGTGCAGGCCAAGGCAGGGTTCAACGCCTGGTTCCTCGATGCCTACGCCACCAGCATGGTCTTCGACAGCTATCGTAACGGCGCCCCAATGACCCAGGCGCAAAACGCCGAGGGCAATATCGACGCGTCGCGCTGGATCAACACCGCGCTCAAGCTGCCCGCCGGCTCCGAAGACGGCAACGCCATCACGGCCCAGGGCATCCTGTTCGCCCATGGAATGCAGACGCCCGTGATCGGCTGGGGTGACCACGCGATGGCTCAGGACAAGCAGTCGCCCTATTACGTGGGCAACTGGTACCCGCCGGAGCAACCCGCGGTGTTCTTCAAGTCCGTGCCGTTGAAAGAGCCGTTTCGTACGGTGTACTTCGAGCCGACGATGCGTTTGCCGTTGTACCAGGCGGTGTTCCACGGGTCGGTCATCACCACCCACCACTGGCTGTTCGATAGCCTCAAGCTGAGCAATGTGCAGGCTGCAAACGAGCTGACTCAACTGCTGTACAACGTGCCGCCGCTGTACCACCTCAGCGCGGCGACGCTTAAGCAGCGGCTGCCGGTGATCCAGCGGCAGGACCGGTTTTTCCGGCCATTGCATCAACGCTTGGCGACTCAGGCGATGACCGATTTCCGTTGGTTGACGGCGGACAAGCAGGTGCAGCAGACCACGTTTGCCGATGGCACGCGGTTAGTGGTGAATTTTGCTGCCGAGGAGCACCAGGGCTATGCCGCCCGCAGTGTGACCGCGTTGGTAGTGGGGGAAAAACCGCTGGTGTATCAGGTGCAGTAG
- a CDS encoding efflux RND transporter permease subunit translates to MKGSFNLSDWALKHQSFVWYLMFVALLMGVFSYMNLGREEDPSFTIKTMVIQTRWPGATQEETLKQVTDRIEKKLEELDALDYVKSYTRPGESTVFVFLKDTTSAKAIPEIWYQVRKKIDDIRGTFPQGLQGPSFNDEFGDVFGSVYAFTGDGLSMRQLRDYVEQVRAEIRSVPGLGKVEMIGQQDEVIYLNFSTRKLAALGIDQRQVVQSLQSQNAVTPAGVIEAGPERISVRTSGQFASEKDLADVNLRLNDRFYRLADIADISRGYVDPARPLFRFNGQPAIGLAIAMQKGGNIQSFGKALHTRMDELTADLPVGVGVHKVSDQAEVVEEAVGGFTSALFEAVIIVLVVSFISLGMRAGLVVACSIPLVLALVFVFMEYSGITMQRVSLGALIIALGLLVDDAMITVEMMITRLEKGETKEQAATYAYTSTAFPMLTGTLVTVAGFVPIGLNASSAGEYTFTLFAVIAVAMLVSWVVAVLFAPVIGVHILSANVKPHNAEPGRIGRAFNGGMLWAMRNRWWAIGITVGLFVASVFSMQFVQNQFFPSSDRPEILVDLNLPQNASINETRKAVDRLEAIIKDDPDIARWSTYIGQGAIRFYLPLDQQLENPYYAQLVIVSKGLEARGALIARLQKRLRDDFVGISSYVQPLEMGPPVGRPIQYRVSGKDIDQVRKHAIELATLLDQNTHLGEIIYDWNEPGKVLRVDIAQDKARQLGLSSEDVAQLMNSVVSGASVTQVHDDIYLINVVGRAEDAERGTPETLQNLQIVTPNGTSIPLLAFATVRYELEQPLVWRRDRKPTITIKASVRDEMQPTDLVKQLAPTIEKFSAGLPVGYTVATGGTVEESGKAQGPIAKVVPLMLFLMATFLMIQLHSVQKMFLVASVAPLGLIGVVLALIPTGTPMGFVAILGILALIGIIIRNSVILVTQIDAYERDGYTPWDAVVEATEHRRRPILLTAAAASLGMIPIAREVFWGPMAYAMIGGIIIATLLTLLFLPALYVAWYKIREPKDHQA, encoded by the coding sequence ATGAAAGGGAGCTTCAACTTATCCGACTGGGCCCTCAAGCATCAGTCCTTCGTCTGGTACCTGATGTTCGTCGCGCTGCTGATGGGCGTGTTCTCCTACATGAACCTTGGCCGTGAGGAAGACCCCTCGTTCACCATCAAGACCATGGTGATCCAGACCCGCTGGCCCGGTGCGACCCAGGAAGAAACCCTCAAGCAGGTCACCGATCGCATCGAGAAAAAACTCGAAGAACTCGATGCCCTCGACTACGTGAAAAGCTACACGCGGCCGGGCGAATCCACGGTATTCGTGTTTCTCAAGGACACCACCAGCGCCAAGGCCATCCCGGAGATCTGGTACCAGGTGCGCAAGAAGATCGACGATATTCGCGGCACATTCCCCCAGGGTTTGCAGGGGCCGTCGTTCAACGATGAGTTCGGTGACGTGTTCGGTTCGGTGTACGCCTTTACTGGCGATGGCCTGTCGATGCGCCAGTTGCGCGACTACGTGGAACAGGTACGTGCCGAGATCCGTTCGGTGCCGGGGTTGGGCAAGGTCGAGATGATCGGCCAGCAGGACGAAGTGATTTACCTGAATTTCTCCACGCGCAAACTCGCGGCACTGGGGATTGATCAGCGCCAGGTCGTGCAAAGCCTGCAATCACAGAACGCGGTGACCCCCGCCGGGGTCATCGAGGCCGGGCCGGAGCGGATCTCGGTGCGCACCTCGGGCCAGTTCGCCTCGGAGAAGGACTTGGCGGACGTTAACCTGCGGCTCAATGACCGTTTCTACCGTTTGGCGGATATCGCCGACATCAGCCGTGGCTATGTCGACCCGGCGCGGCCGCTGTTCCGTTTTAACGGCCAGCCGGCGATCGGCTTGGCCATCGCCATGCAGAAGGGCGGCAATATCCAGTCGTTCGGCAAGGCCCTGCACACGCGCATGGATGAGCTGACCGCCGACCTGCCGGTAGGCGTCGGCGTGCACAAAGTGTCCGACCAGGCGGAAGTGGTCGAGGAGGCGGTTGGCGGCTTTACCAGCGCCTTGTTTGAAGCGGTCATCATCGTCCTGGTGGTGAGCTTTATCAGCCTCGGTATGCGTGCCGGGTTGGTGGTGGCGTGTTCGATCCCGTTGGTGCTGGCGCTGGTGTTCGTGTTCATGGAGTACAGCGGCATCACTATGCAGCGGGTGTCGCTGGGCGCCTTGATCATCGCCCTCGGCCTGTTGGTGGACGATGCGATGATTACCGTGGAGATGATGATCACGCGCCTGGAAAAAGGCGAAACCAAGGAGCAGGCAGCGACGTACGCCTACACCTCGACCGCCTTCCCGATGCTTACCGGCACGTTGGTGACGGTGGCCGGTTTCGTGCCAATCGGCCTCAATGCCAGTTCGGCGGGCGAATACACCTTCACCCTGTTCGCGGTGATTGCCGTGGCGATGCTGGTGTCGTGGGTGGTGGCGGTGCTGTTTGCACCGGTGATTGGGGTGCATATCCTCAGTGCCAATGTGAAACCGCATAACGCCGAGCCAGGGCGCATCGGCCGCGCGTTCAATGGCGGCATGCTGTGGGCGATGCGCAACCGCTGGTGGGCCATCGGCATCACCGTGGGCCTGTTCGTGGCGTCGGTGTTCTCCATGCAGTTTGTGCAGAACCAGTTCTTCCCGTCGTCGGACCGCCCGGAAATCCTCGTCGACCTCAACCTGCCGCAAAACGCCTCGATCAACGAAACGCGCAAAGCGGTCGACCGCCTGGAAGCCATCATCAAGGATGACCCGGACATTGCCCGCTGGAGCACCTATATCGGTCAGGGCGCGATTCGTTTCTACCTGCCCCTCGACCAGCAATTGGAAAACCCGTACTACGCCCAGTTGGTCATCGTCAGCAAAGGCCTGGAAGCACGCGGCGCCTTGATTGCGCGCCTGCAAAAACGCCTGCGTGATGACTTTGTCGGTATCTCCAGCTATGTGCAGCCATTGGAAATGGGCCCACCGGTAGGCCGGCCTATTCAGTATCGGGTCTCCGGTAAAGACATTGACCAGGTGCGTAAACACGCGATTGAACTGGCAACCTTGCTGGATCAGAACACCCACTTGGGCGAGATCATCTACGACTGGAACGAGCCCGGCAAAGTGCTGCGCGTGGACATCGCCCAGGACAAGGCGCGGCAACTCGGGCTGTCGTCGGAAGACGTGGCGCAGTTGATGAACAGCGTGGTCAGCGGCGCCTCGGTCACCCAGGTGCACGACGATATCTACCTGATCAACGTGGTCGGTCGCGCCGAGGATGCCGAACGCGGCACGCCGGAAACCTTGCAGAACCTGCAGATCGTCACGCCCAACGGCACCTCGATTCCATTGCTGGCTTTTGCCACCGTGCGCTATGAGCTTGAGCAACCGTTGGTATGGCGCCGCGACCGCAAGCCGACGATCACGATCAAGGCATCGGTGCGCGATGAGATGCAGCCGACCGACCTGGTCAAGCAGTTGGCGCCGACGATCGAAAAATTCAGCGCCGGATTGCCGGTGGGTTACACGGTCGCCACCGGCGGCACCGTGGAAGAAAGCGGCAAGGCCCAGGGCCCGATCGCCAAAGTGGTGCCGTTGATGCTGTTTTTGATGGCCACCTTCCTGATGATCCAGTTGCACAGCGTGCAGAAGATGTTCCTGGTGGCGAGTGTTGCGCCGCTCGGCCTGATTGGTGTGGTGCTGGCACTGATTCCCACCGGCACGCCCATGGGGTTTGTGGCGATCCTCGGCATTCTCGCGCTGATCGGCATCATCATCCGCAACTCGGTGATTCTAGTGACGCAGATCGACGCCTACGAGCGCGACGGCTACACGCCGTGGGATGCCGTGGTGGAAGCCACCGAGCACCGACGCCGGCCGATCCTGCTGACGGCGGCGGCGGCGAGTCTGGGCATGATCCCGATTGCGCGGGAAGTGTTCTGGGGGCCGATGGCGTACGCGATGATTGGCGGGATCATTATCGCCACGTTGCTGACGCTGCTGTTCCTGCCGGCGCTTTATGTGGCCTGGTACAAAATTCGTGAGCCCAAAGACCATCAGGCCTGA
- a CDS encoding methionine ABC transporter ATP-binding protein — MSAANTQLRDLGLPPRHAEQTELHPDLNRAHVRFINLGKTYDGTVQALQGIDLAIQRGEVFGIIGRSGAGKSSLIRTINRLEQPSSGRVLIDQVDIGEYDEDRLVALRRRIGMIFQHFNLMSAKTVWQNVELPLKVAGVPKLQREQKVRELLELVGLKDKHKAYPAQLSGGQKQRVGIARSLVHDPQILLCDEATSALDPETTQSILGLLREINRRLGLTIVLITHEMAVIREICDRVVVLEHGRIVEQGPVWQVFGNPQHEVSKTLLAPLQHGLPDELQSRLQLTRPSADAALVLRLQFTGSASDEPDLAALFNALGGRVRLLQGGVERIQGHALGQLLLAVNGSPHNAEELRNRAGRWAQHVEVLGYVV; from the coding sequence ATGAGCGCCGCCAACACACAACTGCGCGACCTGGGTTTACCACCCAGGCACGCCGAGCAGACAGAACTGCACCCCGACTTGAACCGCGCCCATGTGCGTTTTATCAACCTGGGCAAAACCTATGACGGCACCGTGCAGGCCTTGCAAGGCATTGACCTGGCGATCCAGCGCGGTGAAGTGTTCGGCATCATCGGCCGCAGCGGCGCCGGCAAGTCGTCGCTGATCCGCACCATCAATCGCCTGGAGCAACCCAGCAGCGGCAGGGTGTTGATCGATCAGGTGGACATCGGCGAGTACGACGAAGACCGACTGGTGGCGTTGCGTCGACGTATCGGCATGATCTTCCAGCACTTCAACCTGATGTCGGCCAAGACCGTGTGGCAGAACGTCGAGTTGCCGCTGAAAGTGGCCGGTGTGCCAAAGCTGCAACGCGAGCAAAAGGTACGCGAGCTGCTCGAGCTGGTGGGCCTCAAGGACAAGCACAAGGCCTACCCGGCGCAGCTCTCCGGCGGGCAGAAGCAGCGCGTGGGCATCGCCCGCTCGCTGGTGCACGACCCGCAGATTCTGCTGTGCGACGAAGCCACCTCGGCGCTCGACCCGGAAACCACGCAATCGATCCTCGGCCTGCTGCGCGAGATCAACCGGCGCCTGGGGCTGACCATTGTGTTGATCACCCATGAAATGGCGGTGATTCGCGAAATCTGCGACCGCGTGGTGGTGCTGGAACACGGCCGCATCGTGGAGCAAGGCCCGGTGTGGCAAGTGTTCGGCAACCCGCAGCACGAGGTCAGCAAAACCCTGTTGGCGCCGCTGCAACACGGGTTGCCGGACGAACTGCAAAGCCGCTTGCAACTGACCCGGCCATCTGCCGACGCGGCACTGGTGCTGCGCTTGCAGTTCACCGGCAGCGCCAGCGACGAACCCGACCTGGCCGCGCTGTTCAACGCCCTCGGCGGGCGTGTGCGCTTGCTGCAAGGCGGTGTGGAACGCATTCAGGGTCATGCCCTCGGGCAGTTGCTGCTGGCGGTGAATGGCTCGCCCCACAACGCCGAAGAACTGCGCAATCGCGCCGGGCGTTGGGCGCAACACGTGGAGGTGCTCGGTTATGTGGTTTGA
- a CDS encoding MetQ/NlpA family ABC transporter substrate-binding protein — protein MKKTLLTHPVKALALTLGLLSSAVFAADAPLKVGTTAAFAIPLEAAVAEAGKQGLKVELVEFTDWIAPNVSLAAGDIDVNYFQHIPFLENAKAAAGFKLEPYAPGIINNVGLYSKQYKSFNDLPQGASVAIANDPINSGRGLQLLAKAGLITLKPGVGYKATEEDIIANPKKIKILQVEAVQLVRAYDDADLVQGYPAYIRLSKTFDAESALLFDGLDHPEYVIQFVVQPKSKTDPRVIKFVDIYQHSPVVRAALDKSLGKLYQVGWEG, from the coding sequence ATGAAAAAGACCCTGCTCACCCACCCAGTCAAAGCACTGGCCCTGACCCTCGGATTATTGAGCTCGGCCGTGTTTGCTGCCGATGCGCCGCTGAAAGTCGGCACCACCGCCGCGTTCGCGATCCCCCTGGAAGCCGCCGTGGCAGAAGCCGGCAAGCAAGGCCTGAAAGTCGAGCTGGTGGAGTTCACCGACTGGATCGCTCCCAACGTGAGCCTGGCGGCCGGCGATATCGACGTGAACTACTTCCAACACATCCCGTTCCTGGAAAACGCCAAGGCCGCCGCCGGCTTCAAGCTGGAGCCGTATGCGCCCGGCATCATCAACAACGTCGGGCTGTATTCGAAGCAGTACAAAAGCTTCAACGACCTGCCTCAAGGCGCCAGCGTGGCGATTGCCAACGACCCGATCAACAGTGGTCGCGGCCTGCAACTGCTGGCCAAAGCGGGCTTGATCACCCTCAAGCCGGGGGTGGGCTACAAGGCCACTGAAGAAGACATCATCGCCAACCCGAAGAAGATCAAAATCCTGCAGGTAGAAGCCGTGCAGCTGGTGCGCGCCTATGACGACGCCGATCTGGTGCAGGGCTACCCGGCGTATATCCGCCTGTCCAAAACCTTCGATGCCGAGTCGGCACTGCTGTTCGACGGCCTCGACCACCCGGAATACGTGATCCAGTTTGTCGTCCAGCCCAAGAGTAAAACCGATCCGCGCGTGATCAAGTTCGTCGACATCTACCAGCACTCGCCGGTGGTGCGCGCGGCTCTGGATAAATCCCTCGGCAAGCTCTACCAAGTCGGCTGGGAAGGCTGA